TTGCAGCCACGAATTGGGGTCTGGGTCGCAGGAAAGCACAGGGCTGAAGCCCAGCGTCTTGGGGCCATTTATACTGAGGCAGTCAGAGGCAAAGAGTCCCAAGAATTCAGAAAATACTTCTCAGGAAGCCGCCTAATTGGCTTTCATGGGACAGGTGGAGCCATTAACCTGGGATGGTTTTGCAGGAACCAAAGAGCTCAGGGCCCCTCCTCCCCCCAATATCATGTTCAGGAGACCCAGAGTCGTTGGACCCTCCCTTTCCTGACTGGTGATCATCAGAGTTTCCAGAGTTGCAGAAAATTCTCCCCCCAAAAAACCAAGTAAGCGTCAATAAGACTTCCCACAAACTCTCACCAGCCCTATTTTCCCGGGGGGCAGGTAGACTGTGGGGTTTGATTTTTTGAGACTCGGGGAGGACCCCTGGCAGATGTGTGCCTAGCCAGAACATTTGGTAAGGACTCCTCCAATGAAGAAAAAGTGGAGGAATCCAGCCCCAGCGAGAAGAGGCTTCCCCACCCTGCCCTAGACACACCGGACAGAGGGCACACTCTGACCAGAGCCACGTCCAGTGGCCAGGAGGCCAGCCCAGCACCTCCTCCCCCACCATTCCCGTCCTGGGTGGGGGGGTAATTTTCCTGGGAGCAGCTGTGGGAACTGTCGTTTCTCATCCCAGCCCAGCCAGCACTCTGAAGCCTGCAGGGGAAGGACAGCACGTGGGATGGACACTGGGGAAGGAGCTTCGCAAGGCCAGGGTGCAACCTTCAGGCCCCAGGTGGCCTGGCAGGCCACGCTGCCTCGGAGATGCTTGCCAGACTCCCCAAGTTCACTCAGGGCCTGGCAGCAACCTGCTGGCTGCCTCTGCGGGGGTCTGGGTTGCTGAGCACGGTGCAGCTGCCCAGGGCCAATCAGCCCTAGGGTGTCCGTGCCAGGCTGCGGCCTCCCCGCCTCCCCCGCACTGAGGGTACTCATGGCGTGCAAATGCTCCCGCACCCCCAGAGCTGCCCTATCGGATGTTTCCAGGAATTCACACATTtccataaaaatgcattttaaatgatgGACAGGCGAGCCTGGGGTAACAACGGGTGTTTGGTGGGTAGACAAGAGCAAATGGGAAGGAGCccgagggaggagggggaagagaagaggaaacagaactTCCAGTTGGACATTCTGACAACAGCTGGAAGGAAAGTCTAGAAAAGatgaagagagaggaggggagaaacCAACTGGGGCTCCCACCCTTGCCGTTGGATTCCTAATTCTCGTTTCAAATGGGCCCTGCTCTCCGGCAAAATTAgtttaaaggattttaaaacaaagaaaacgaGATGACCGGTCTGGGAGCTCCTCAATCAGAGTAGAGAAGTTAGAGGGGGGCGGGCGACTTGGTTTTGAAGTCTTAGCTGAACAGTCACCCCTCCTCTCCTTGGCAAAAAGGATTCCTTTAGAACCTCCGAGGCTCCTGGATTTCTCCCTTCGCAAATGGAGCCGCATACTGCATTCCCCCGCTCTTTCGGATCGCTAAGCATGTTTCATGAGGGTCGCTGTCCCCGGGTGGAATGCGGCCGTATGCACGCGCCTCcctgcacacgcacacacacgcacacttacAATAAGTGTCTGCAGGAGGAGTGTCCTGCGCGCCAGCTCTGCGTTTAAGACAGGAAGCTGCCGGGTTACCGAGTCAAATGGGAGTGACACTATTCCTCTCCATCAGCAAGGAAAGCGGACCACAAAAGTCCCTTTGTATCTCGGCAgctcatttaatattatttatgcaTTTTGTGCAAGGAATTGTGGGATTTCGCCCCACGGTAAACAATATGGAAATCTTAAAAATAGCGATCTTCCTGTGCGTGTCCACCTACGCGCCCCGGGGTGACCTGGCGGGGCTGTCGCCGGGTGACTCACACCCCTGAACCGCGAAGCGACAGGGAAAGCGCGGGCGAGCGCAGGAGACGCGGTCGGGGGTCTCTCCGGGTTCCTGGGCTCCCGCACCCGGAGCGGGGGACGCGGCCGCTTTAAGGGGAGGAGGGGCGGCGGGCTGCTCCTGTCACCCAGCGGCGGCCGGAGCGTCACGTGGGCGCGCGGCGCCGCGGCCATTGGCCCGAGGCACGTGTCCAGGAGACCGGCCTGCGACGTCACTCGAGGGGGCTctgttaaaaataagaacaaaaatccaGAGTGAAAGTGTCTCAGGTTGCGCCGAGTGGCCTGGAAATTTCCGAGCCCGcgcggaggccgaggcggcgagGGCGGCGGACGGCCGGGGAGCGCGGGCGGCCCAGCCCGGCCCGGCCGGGCCCTGGCCTCGCGTCTCTCACCCATGCGACTCGGGCCGCGGAGCTCTGCGGGGCTCGGCGGGGGCGCGGCCGCACGCCGGTGGGGCGCCCCGGCCCGCAGCGGGGCGGCGGCCGCGAGGAGGGGGCCTCCATGTGCGTGCGGGCGGTGGCGGGCGCGCTGACCGCGGGCGCCCGGCACCCTCGAGGGCCGGCTAGGGCGTGCGGGCGGGGAcggccgggcggcggcggcggccggagCCGGCCCGGGCGGGCGTGAGCGCCGGGGAACGCGCTGCCTGCATGCGCGCAGCTCTCGCCCCGGGCGGCCCAGGCGGCGGCGCCGGAGCCCGAGGCGGCCGGACGCGGAGAGGAGCGGGGAGCCCGGGAGGCGGCCCGCGTCCCCGCCGGACCACTGCGACTGTCTAGACCCCGGCTGCGCGGCGAAGTCGAGGACTTGGCTCTGTTGAATCTCTCATCGTCTGGGCGAGCGGGGCGGCTCGTGGTGTTTCTAACCCAGTTCGTGGATTCAAAGGTGGCTCCGCGCCGAGCGCGGCCGGCGACTTGTAGGACCTCAGCCCTGGCCGCGGCCGCCGCGCACGCCCTCGGAAGACTCGGCGGGGTGGGGGCGCGGGGGTCTCCGTGTGCGCCGCGGGAGGGCCGAAGGCTGATTTGGAAGGGCGTCCCCGGAGAACCAGTGTGGGATTTACTGTGAACAGCATGGAGGAGAATGACCCCAAGCCTGGCGAAGCAGCGGCGGCGGTGGAGGGACAGCGGCAGCCGGAATCCAGCCCCGGCGGCGgctcgggcggcggcggcggtagCAGCCCGGGCGAAGCGGACACCGGGCGCCGGCGGGCTCTGATGCTGCCCGCGGTCCTGCAGGCGCCCGGCAACCACCAGCACCCGCACCGCATCACCAACTTCTTCATCGACAACATCCTGCGGCCCGAGTTCGGCCGGCGAAAGGACGCGGGGACCTGCTGTGCGGGCGCGGGAGGAGGAAGGGGCGGCGGAGCCGGCGGCGAAGGCGGCGCGAGCGGTGCGGAGGGAGGCGGCGGCGCGGGCGGCTCGGAGCAGCTCTTGGGCTCGGGCTCCCGAGAGCCCCGGCAGAACCCGCCATGTGCGCCCGGCGCGGGCGGGCCGCTCCCAGCCGCCGGCAGCGACTCTCCGGGTGACGGGGAAGGCGGCTCCAAGACGCTCTCGCTGCACGGTGGCGCCAAGAAAGGCGGCGACCCCGGCGGCCCCCTGGACGGGTCGCTCAAGGCCCGCGGCTTGGGCGGCGGCGACCTGTCGGTGAGCTCGGACTCGGACAGCTCGCAAGCCGGCGCCAACCTGGGCGCGCAGCCCATGCTCTGGCCGGCGTGGGTCTACTGTACGCGCTACTCGGACCGGCCTTCTTCAGGTGAGCCCGCGGGGACCACGCGTCCCGGCTCGCCGCGGGGAGGCCCGCGGAGCTGGGGGGCGGTGCTGGCGCGGGAACTTACCGGGAGGAAAACATCTCGAACCTCCCCCGCGCACACGCACAAAGACTCACGCGACATTGTGTGAAGCTGACGCCGGCCCGGGCAGCGGCCAGGAGTCCAGCGGCAGGACTGATTCGCTAGGGGGTACAGACTTCTTAGGACCGCAGAAGggaccttctttctttctctgtctctctctctccttcctctctccctgtctcccctcTCTGTCTTCCACCCCGCCTTGGCGCATCTCTTCCCAGCCCCTAGCCCATGTCTCCCCCACTGTAGTTTTTTTTGGTGGGAACGTGGTGGCTGGAAGATGGGCCCGGAAGTGCACACTCTCATCCCCTTCCCTACGATCTTCCAACTCAGGCCAGGCCGGGGACGCATGCCCCAGCCCACCCCAGACTTGTCCTACCATCCGGTTATCCCGGCTGTGCTCGGGGAAGAAAAGGCGAGGCCCTTTGCCGCTCTGCCTTCTGCCCCTCGGGCCTGCGCTGACCGGTGGGACTCAGGAGGATGCacacagggaaggaggaaaataaaggCGCCCTTTCCCCTTGGCTCCACTTTGTTTGCCAGCGCCAGCCCGCAGTGGTGGGGCTCAGCCCCCTTCCTGCACACAGCGAGGACAAGGGAGGCAGCCGTCCCTCCCGGCACCTGCCATCCCCAAATAGAAAGGACCTTCTCTCAGGGTTTCCTGGGGGCTGCTGATGGGAAAGAGGCAGCATTCGCAGGGGCCCTGCAGAGATGCTGgatatattttttcatagatctgcgattttaaaaaactaagtcCATGTCCTTGTAGAAATCATCAACTGCATTCCATGCGGGTCTGCGGCTGGGAACCGCCATTAGAAGTGGACTGTTTGACCCCGAGCTGGCAGCGGATCCCCGCTGCCCCCAAACCCTCAACTATTTTGCGGGGGTCATTTGCCCAGATCACAGCAGGAGTGAGCCAACCCTTGGGCCGCCATCCCGCAGAACTATGCGTGCATATTTCTGATGAAATTCAGATTTCTCAGCTAGATCTGAAATTTGCTCCATTGTTCTCGTCTTCCTCCtttgttaatatttaattaacataCAGGCTCACAATGCCGGGCGAGGAGACTCGGCCGGGCTTTGTGCGGCGCGGGAGTTCGCTGAGCCAGCCCCCAACGGCCCGGGAGCTGGGCAGCACCGCCCGGCCCGGCCTGGCCcggcccagctcagcccagcccaagTCGCCTATCTTCATGGGCTTTAAAATATCCCTGCAAGATAATGTTTCTGTTCTTTGGTTTCTCCgaaagaaaggggagagagagttTTCTTGGGGAGGTTTGATTCTGTTTCTGAGACTCCTaagtatttgtcttttgaaagaaaatcaagaaaaaaacctaaaaattattattttagggaAATTTATTGCCATAAAATGGTGTCCTTTTGCGGGCTGCTTCATGAGTGCATTAACAAGAGCCCCAGGACCAGAAGAGTTTGGGGGTAGAGTTCTGGGGAAGGGAGTGGTTGGAAACCCAGACAGAGATGGGCTCTGGGAGCAGGAGGCTGGGGCCTCTCCTGGAGCCTTGTGCCCCATCCCCCACCACCGTTCCGGAGGGCCAACCCCATCTCCAAATCTGCACCTACCCCTACCAAAGCCAGGCCCACTGGCCTGGAGCCCTGGGCGTGAGCAAGACAGGCACTGAGTGTGTACGTGTGCATGGGGTGGGTGCCCAAGTATAGGGTGTGTGCTCTCATGGGTGGTGAGCCTGCCTATGGGTTGCTTTAAAAGCTGCCCTTGGTGCTCCTGAGGTGGTGCCCACAGATCCTCTTTCTCCAGGCCTGTCTCCTGGAGAGAGCACAAGACTCACTTGGCCATGAGGGAGTGCTTGGCATTCACCCTGGGCCTCCAGTTCGTCCCCCACCTCTTGCTGGGCACAGCCCCAGCACCCTAGTTGACTCTCCTGACCTGGGCAGGGTGCAGTCCCAGGGCCTCCAAGGAGATCCACATTCCTCTTCTCCTCAGTGTGCCCGGCAGCTCTCCGGCCCTGAAGGGTGGGGGGCCCCCAGCCTTCTCCAGCCACAGGGACCTGTGATGAAGCTGGGGCCAGATGCTCCCTAAAGCCGATTCATACACCGCACAAATTGAAACCCAGAGGCGAGGTCACCACTCCCTGCCAGTGGCCTTGCCCCCTTCTTCCCCCACAGGGAACGCCAGGGGGTTGAGCCTCTTATCACCAAAAAGAAACTGATGACACTTCCCTCCTTCtgctctcctccctctgccctttCCCCATGGATAGCAGGTCCTAGAAGCCTTACAGCGACCCTGTCCAAAACCTGGGGCAGGTCCACAGGGAGAAGGCCAGGTCAGGTTCATAAGTCTGAATCCCAGTTGGGAGGCACAGTGGGGAGGGTCAG
The sequence above is a segment of the Homo sapiens chromosome 7, GRCh38.p14 Primary Assembly genome. Coding sequences within it:
- the EN2 gene encoding homeobox protein engrailed-2 codes for the protein MEENDPKPGEAAAAVEGQRQPESSPGGGSGGGGGSSPGEADTGRRRALMLPAVLQAPGNHQHPHRITNFFIDNILRPEFGRRKDAGTCCAGAGGGRGGGAGGEGGASGAEGGGGAGGSEQLLGSGSREPRQNPPCAPGAGGPLPAAGSDSPGDGEGGSKTLSLHGGAKKGGDPGGPLDGSLKARGLGGGDLSVSSDSDSSQAGANLGAQPMLWPAWVYCTRYSDRPSSGPRSRKPKKKNPNKEDKRPRTAFTAEQLQRLKAEFQTNRYLTEQRRQSLAQELSLNESQIKIWFQNKRAKIKKATGNKNTLAVHLMAQGLYNHSTTAKEGKSDSE